TTATGTAGCTTTCCAAAGCTATGCGTAATACATGTTGTATATCTACCTCGAAGGTTGTATTAGAACTGAGTTGACGTATTATACCCAGTAACCGACTAAAAAAGTCTTTCAAGCTCTCGTACTTTAGCACTAATCTGATGCGGTTACATAAAGTAAAACGCTGTAGTTCCTTAACTTGTACAACTCGTCGCATACTACAATCTTGTAAACGACATCCTATGTCATCAATaccaatataaaatacataatgtaAGTTTTTCTTTATCATTGAGTCTACAAACACGTAAAGGCGTCTCTGCTTCACTTTAGATAGTTTCCCATCGAACAAGTTCACTCCTTCTATGATATAATGCGGGAGCCTTCCACATCGCAGACATTGCCTTAATACGTTTAAACAAAGCCAAAGTAGAAACATAAGGTTATGTTCGACCCACAGGGAAGGGCGCGTTCTTTCTATGGTGTAAAATATTATCGTTTTACAATGAAAGCTTGTTATATAATCTCCCACAATGTTAGCAAATAATGATTTTCTAATTAGTTTTAAAgcaatgtaacattttatttgagtCATATTTAAGCTAAACATCAACATTCTTTCTATCAGGTTCGAAGACAGTCGCCATTCTTCGCGTTTGTAAACACTGTCAGGATGACAGGCTGGTAAAAGGAAGCATGGCGCTACCCGTGCAGCCTCAAGTACCTGAACAGGCGGCCATGGTTTTCCTCTACATCTGTTAATCCAGTGTTGTATTTCAGGAAGTTGTTTGAGTACGTGAAATGCCTGTACTATATCCCAATTAGGCACCCAGCTCACAGAAGGGCCATGTTCGGTTGTCATACCTGATCCTCGAGTCCATATCAGATGCTGTTGATCTTGTTTACATCGTTCAGCGCTATAGAGTACTTGCCCGGATTCTTTTCTTACGAAATTGTAAAACCATCGACTGGTCTCCGGTGACGGGGTATTAAATTGGATGACTTGTAGCAAGTACTGTTGAGGAGGCATGGTTTCGTCATAGAGCATCAGAAAGTTCATATTCTTCCTTGCCTTCCAGTCGCCAAGGAATGTCATGATATTTACACAATGGTTACTGCATAGAATATCAATATCAGACTGGAGACCGGGAGTGGTGGTACCTTCCGTTTGGCTCCCAAAATGAAAACATTCCGCTTTGTCTCCCCATAGTTTCGCTGCTATCGTCTCCATACTCTCCCTCCAGAGGAATATTCTTCTCCTCTCCAATACAGTCTCCTTTCCGGCTCCACTGTCATCAAGTACTTCCGAAAAACGTATAGACAATTCTGTGAAGTGCTCTGGAATCTagatatacacattttattgcaCATTTGGTAACGATTGGTTACGATACGCAAAGTGTATTGCCATGtgcttatatttaaatcaaacagTTATAAATGTGTGCCGATAACTCTTTACTAGTAAATCTTTTGTATCGAGCATGCAGTGGGTAAAATATATAAATCCAAGTGTATTTATAGTATTTTGTATGAAATATGTTAAAGTCTTATATATTAATAAGTTGGTCTGTACACAGTTATGTACACACTAACTGATTCGTCCATCAAGgcgcaaatataaataaattcgaAATGTTACAGAAAACAATCGGTTCAAGTCTTATTTTAAATCTTGATTTTCTCTGTTTAAAGGAAATTCAAGTTGTGTTTAAGATGAAGGATATATTTTTGCAGTTCTTTTATTTAACTGTGTCATTATTTTAAGTTGAGTACCCGTCTTTTCTGCACGCCTGCCTGTCGATTTGTCTATTCACCAGTCTGTCATTAAGTCCTTGCGTCTAATTTGTTGgtctgtctatatgtctgtctgtctaactGATCGTCCGCCCCGCCAGGCCAGTCCGGATACGGCCCACCCGCCCGCTCGAAAAATGTCCGCCAGCCCGCCACCTGATTATCCACTTATATGTCTGTCTTGCCAGCTCTGTGTGTCTGGTAAAGATCTCATATTTGTCGGTCCTTCTTTCCATCCGTCTGTATATCAATCTTGTCTCTCTGTCAATCAACCAATCGGTCTGAGAACTTTTTTGTAATAAGACTGTTCAGTATAAACTATCAATATAAACaactataataaaaaacaaatgttaattttttacCTCCATATTGTTTCCAGTTGTTTTATATCATTCTTGTACGACCGCTTTGATGAAGTGAACTTTATACACGCTCTTCTAACGTAAATAGTGTGATCCTAATCAAAAAcaagtacagtcaagttaccattagcGGATCATTACcaatagcggatcactttgatgttcaagaatgCGTATCACGattaatagttattatttttaGATGATACTTTGCAGTCAGCATATTCAAGGCACTTTCtttaaaacgcgatatttttttatcaaaatcgggcatctttttgtcaataattttagTGTGTTTTGCCGACATGTACATACGACTTTATTTACTTCCGTCTCGTTTTAAGAACGAGTTTTCACATTTTGCGCGGCCACATTTAATAACTATGTTGGTAAGTTAGAAgtttatgcatatatttaaagGCCATTaagtagtctttctgcctgcaaaacaccatttcagttttgtttcgtttttaagATTTTGCATCACCACTAAGAGGATGAAAAATTAGGGCAATAGCGGATCAAGCGTGTCCTGTTTACATGAGTAAGTGGGGATGTCTCAAAAAACCATCCAATTTTGTTACTGACATTAAAATTACGTGTTATGGCTCACAGGTGGAAAGAACGTACCCTGGAGCCAAAAAGAGGTCCGTTTCGGGTCTCCCGACTtggcgccgaccctcaactttttattggggtcgacaacaacaaacataataataataataacaaattcgttcattttcgttcatataagatgtaatttCAAGCAAAcaagcatatatatacatgtatttcttataataagcttgagtagccttccattctagtacccgagagacaaaaaataaatccctacctaccgaccgtttttttttccaaggagaccCCAAACGGACCTTTTTTTGGCCTGGATAGTATATATATAATCATGTTTTATGAGAGAAAACATTGACAAAGAGCAATGAAAAAAATCTctaccctctgatattggaatcataacaaggtcattaactagaatttatcatagacctgtctctgcgggccgcaaaaatgtcaaaatagaATCAAAAGCATCCCTTGGTCctcttatgggcaattggacaacctttaaCAAAATTACTTCAATTAAACCTGTCCAGCCATTTACTCACAGTCGGCTGATAACCAAGCGACATTTCTTGCCCGTTTTTACTCATCAATGTCAATTTTACTCTCATAAAACacgagtatatatatttatttgaatataatattgGGCTCAtaggcccatatactatccagaGTACGTTACGTCCACCTGTGTTATGGCTGTAATGGAATTGTATAGTCTTATGTTTATGAGAACTTAAAAATAAGAGATTACTGTGTATGATTCATATAgacattattatgataaacatatactgttcattcaaaaaataaaacaaagctaTTAACCCAAAattgtatgcctagcgtctagaaaaaaggcattggcaaacagcgtacatccagatgagacgtcgcatgatgcggcgtctcatcagggtcggcgctgtttgcttgaaggaatttctgtaagaaatattctacataaagaaataaatatactagacatccctaattttggaaataaattgatccaatttagaaggacgggagagtccactaggcataaatgggttaatattggtTATTAAAAGTATGTATTTGTCTGTTTCAGGCAGCCACTGAAGTGGTATAAAATCAAAACTTACTTGCAGCCCCGTTTAAGTCCTTTTTATAATGCGAAGGGTTTAGAAATATAAAGCATTGTTcacgtttaatataatatttatctaGGAAATATAAAGTATTGTTCACGTTTGATATAATATTCTTCACTATACATATTAATTATTCCGTAATTATTTATCATCATTCTTCTTTAAATACTAACTACCTACTGCCATAAATTACAGCTAACAACGAACTAACTTCAGTACATATAACTCGTACACTAAACGTATACACATCTAACGCGCACCCCACACAGGCAAACCACCAATCCTGAACATCACAGCACCTCATGTACATGACCTGCAGTCCTAGTTCTAAAACGGTGAACGCGTATAAACAGGATGCTGATATCACGTACACCACCTGTGTGGATAAAATGGGCCTGGTTGAAATGGTTAGTGTTTTCTCCGGTTTAGTGCATACTTTGCTTGTCTATTTCCACGGCTTGCAATATGTACACTACTATATAAAACACATCGTAATCACTGTTTATTAGCAAATCAACTGTATGCAATTTTTTAATCACATTATACAAGTACAAGATTCATGTTTTGACAGTTTAAATAGCGTTTGAGATGACCCCTAAGTGGttttgatcacgtgatctgttatGGCTACAAGTGATCCGTTATTGCATGAATTCCGGTGTGAAAAAAGTGCTACAAAAGATTTTGTCTACATTTGAAATCAGAATTTTTGCTTTAACAGTAGCAATAAAGTTATTTTTGCAATAACAaaggtaatattttatttaatttgtataaaagaagtaacaaaacatttaatgtttttcaccagcacaactttattacgctagtGATCCGCTAATGGTAACTCGACTGTATCATTATAGAATGTCAATCCCTTTTCCAGAATCCATCTTGGGCTGATTGTTTTAAAGTGCTTAAAGGGACCgtaaaccacgaatgacgaaaaaataaaagttctaaaataccgtattttttacaagtattagtattagtttatattgattaacctagaacgactggtatattacattacttgaaaaaagttgttaagttatcatattttcatatattaggTAATAAAATTTCACTGGTTATGTGTACCAGGTAAATTTCAGTTAAATATATATAACGCAAGTAGACTGATCATCATCGttacgtggtaaacccaggaatgcaaattgtgcatgcgtagtgaattgtatatttatattacatttattatatatatattcgatctacttgcgttatttatagtgtgtatatcgttatgtcacctattttcgcaatgGAATTTCGATTTCACATCACGAAATTTTCCTACcgaaaatactgaaaatatgaccttttttaagtaatgtaatataccagttgtgatattttaataaatatagacTAATACTTGTCAAAAATACGGTactttagaacttttcttttttcgtcattcttggttgacggtccctttaaacacTGTCACAATACTTAGGTATAAGAGTAAATTATGAATCAtctaaaacaacaaataagcagACAATGGTTTTCATAGAAAAAAAGTTCTTCAAGTGCATACTCAAATTAATGGTATTGTTTAGTTGTGTATGTGCTTAAGACATCACTTCGTTTCAAGTGAACAATTTTCTTTCCCAATGTACCAGGTTTGTAAAATCTTCCTTGTTCAGAAAAACAATCACAACCTTCGAAAGgcggtttaacccatttatgcctagtggactctcccatccttctaaattggatcaatttatttccaaactaagggctgtctagtatatttatttctatatttagaatatttcttaaagaaattcctttaagtaaacagcgcagaccctgatgagacgccgcatcatgcgtgcGACATGGTTGTTGCACGTGACATATTGTCTTGTTAGCGCAAAGCCTATTAAGGCGATGATCTCTGTATTTTCGTatgtgtcgtcctgattagcctgtgcggattgcttaagctgatatgggacgacacatgcatttagcccagttttctcagagcaaggcttaatcgggccgtgctctgtgaaaagaagattgaattcatgtgcgttaagtgtaatcgtagattagcctgtgcagtccgcacagtctaatcagggacggcactttccgcttttattatattggctgtttaaaggaagtatcttcttagcaaaaatctagtttagacggcaagtgtcgtccctgattagcctgttcgaactgcacaggcttatctgggacgacactttacgcagatgcattaaaccccttttcacagagcacggctcaatttaTCGCACGGCTTTTAGTTTATGTTAAGAGGAGCTCTTGACACTTAAAGCTCAACCTGCATCAGTTTAAGCAATCCCTGAAAACACGTGGCGTATATGGTATATAGTATTAGCACTTCAACTGGATAAGTGGGGCATTATCTATGAACCTTTAAGTCGCATTGCGACGGAGTGCATATTAATCTTTATTTTTAGAGGGTGACATGAGGGTTTTATAAGTTCGGATCCGACCATTGTGGTTGCGTTGGGTGAACGCAAGTTTCATTGAAGGTTCAAATAACAATAACGACAATACGTTAAAGTTTTTCTCGCGTTCTTTCGCGATTATCTTAATTTTCACCTAAAAATTGCAACCTTTTTGATGCATgtttaacattgatttaagatAAGTTGTGTTTTGTTGACAGTTTCAGAGTTTTGAAACGGATAATAAAAATTCTACTGTTATTCCGTGTTTCGGACATTTTTTGTTTTGTCGCAAATGTGGCGGATTTAAACGGCATCTGCTTGGTTTATCCGTTACTTTCATTGACAGCTGGTCAGTGGCTAATTGATTTAACACCTTTTTGGCGTCGCTCTGGaaagcggcgactagtatgtaatgcattttttcttttcccttatgggaggagaagttattttacggatcaatgtatatattgatgttttaaaaatatcttgcatagtggtgattctTTGTGTTAATTAgagtaaataagtactgcatttgcgCCTATTACAttgattacaacatttattgccaataatgcaaagataattgttttaattaacaactgatccacaactgatcacaggggaaagatcacagggactgggcaaatacgcgaaactttttggttttgtataaaaacaaaacataatcaaaatatatttattttgtgtttttttctaatttgcttatttaatggagaatcaatgtagtacgatatttgacgacctatcgcgcaagcaagtttattggaaggcgtagtggtacgaaaacgttcaatgtattagtttattaatagacatataataacgatcgctatacacaacttcaccaaatagcagtacataaatgtgtcagccggaatagctcagttgggagagcattagactgaagttgtttacgcaacaatcatctaatgCCCCGGTtgatcccgggttccggcacgaacggaacagttcggcggctgacaatttttttcagtcaggttaataaatataataaagctttattttatgtagacatcttaaaatccattttactacaattggatatttttattaaaattaatggatgccgcgtggtgacaacgttaattaaaatttcttacatcacttaaatatcttataaaaatacacgtgtttttatattaacaaatatacgcaaacaacacatctattatccatgtatttttatggttgtctatcataggccctaaggtctatccctaccacatatagagcgcgaagcgcgacacgtattattggttgtaacaatgagttgcgataaaggaagcagccgcttatcaaggaggagctgtgtcccagcaacccgtttccctagagtcaagcacacctcggagttgtttttttaagaaccacatatagagcgcgaagcgcgacatgtattactatccaggtggtatgggccctttagcattatccggcCATTACGttcatagttatcttccttagaattagagaaattttgaaatcgttgttcgaagtccaaaatttacatccgattgttcccaaacttgcacaggttttttttgtcaatgaggacccaacccaaactctctatataagcaatatcggaccataagtccagaattatgtctctttgaatttaaaagtaaaagtgaaaaactgcttggttaggttaTTATGTCCACATtgttcatcagattctttccaaacttacagtgtcttcatatcaatgagcatttttacctcattaaaatgagaaacatcgggacaataagtccagaattttttctattaaatttgacaaaataaacaattttcacttgtttaaaagatttcacaactttcgtctgaatctttctaaacttgtaaattgtttttatatcagtattaatcgaaccctattgaaaatgatgaatatcggagcaataaatctattatgatcttttactgaatttcaaagtattgtgaaatgcagcttctttatgcaatttacagttttcattcattttttttttcaaacttttacagtgttttcaatTCAATGAGTACTTCactcctatcgtaaatgagcaacgtaagaataagttcatcTCCcctttaagttgagaaaaatatgaaattacgcttacaagatgtagcagattttttttaaaacctacacagttctgttccattaatgaaaactgcacacggatgccagtaaaaaatgaaaccaatgtaaataaaattaactatgctaaatttgggggttacaacacaaaatcatagataatggttatttgggagttataacacaacatcataaataatgattatttgggggttataacacaaaattatagataattgttatatcagtatctttttctattttgtttaaaataatcggccaatatataaatatttacagtagaaaaacaatcgttccatgtaacttcattgagtgccttttacactgaaattcccgacgccctttgatgcttggcatcaatacttatcttgtatgcAAGTGTAATATTGCTTATTGTAGCATAAAACTCTATTTGCGTATGTTAAATAAAAATCGACGGGACATTTTCGTCAAACATGATGTTTTTCATGTACTTGCTGTAAAATCACGGGCTAATAAAGATCGTGTTTTAGTTATCCATAAAAACACTCGTCGTGCCACTTCAAACCACTTTGAACTCAATTGGCATAAAGAGTAGATCAGCTTTACtatcatttcaatgtcatttattTCGTGTTAGTGACACATCGACTTAAGTCATTTGATATTGAAGCAAGTGTGTACGATCTTAgtacttgttttgttttcaaaacaaataaaacgttAATGCATCACGAATTTGAATAAAACATACATGAAAAAGTTTACAAACATAAACTAAAGATAAGTTGTTATCAGTTGCAAGCAATTTTCtgctattttatttaaaaaaaaactttatgtaCAAAAGAAATGGACTCTGTTTGGATATCCGacaatttaggaaattacataCTTGTAATGTAAATGCAATACTATATTGACGGCAAGCAAAGGCTAGCAATCAATAATTTGTTTAGCACAATACACAGAGggaatattatgataaaatatgtatcaatataaaaattaatatagtgTATCAATGGAACCACTGCATGGTGTCTATATGAATGAACGGCATATTGCTGAATTGCGTTAACTGACATTGTATGGACGATTTTTTATGAGCTTTGTCTTGAAGGGCATTAATTTCCCATGGGACCACATGGGAACAGTTTCCAttactcatttatgcctagcgtctagaaaaaaagcattggcaaacagcgtagacccagatgagacgccgcatgatgcggcgtctcatcaggggcTGCGcggtttgcttataggaatttatttaagaaatattctaaatatagaaataaatatactagacatccctaattttggaaataaattgatccaatttagaaggatgggagagtccactaggcataaatgggttaagtacaaAAGAAACATTGTAAAATGCGCTGGAGTTCAATAGTGTGACTCACCAATCTTTTTTAACATTACGACAGATGTACATTCCCTTTCCTTTTAAGAAAGTATAAAAGACGTATTACATCTACCGAATGTCCATTATACAAATTGCGgcgattttgaaaatggttatttGGTTGCCAACAAAATTGTATAGTACATAGTAGATCGATTTGCGAATATTGTGATGtgacaatatatttcaataatctATTTTGTTTCAAGGTCAGTCACggtttaaagtttataaaaggGACAATATAAAATTAATTGGTCCATATGAATGTCTTATGGcaaataatttaaatcaaaataagtaTGAATAgactaaaataattaaacatattctGCTTCATTGCATTGGGGACTTATTTAGGTAAGAGATACTCTGCATATTTCAAAAACATCGTATTATAACCGGGACATTCAATCTCATGAAAAAGCAGTATggtgtttttagttggtcgcgttgaATCATTTTCTAGGcataattgatccacagtcgccaatttgtattctatgtttaattggattgagttgttcaagcctTGAAAAGGCTatttgccctgctttttagcccaactgcaaccaacttttgaaattaagttctctgggcttaaatctactggccccaggctaacaggctaaggtcgccgtggtgtaatggatatggtgtccgcctagcgaccgggaggtcacgggttcgatccccaccgtgggagcgttctttagatctcccccaaagacaccaagtactggttctaggcccaggaaacggactcgagagcgttcatataagcctaaggctttcgatgcaatcgagctaaaataaataggtttaaactaaactaacaggcaaccactaaacctgtaagttatctGTTTAACTCATAAagtttgcaagtctgaagacatttaagggaccttttcacgttttggtaaattgacaaaattaaacgatttaataatttggagagttctgttgttgtcgttatattttttcatactacgatgattgcttatataaagtataaaatgcatctctcaTATTCCAGGCGACACTGGTtccagcccagttgagggtaacttttgtgtttctttaattttatccttgttttttttttaatggagatccaatatatatatagcatatatGAACATTTATCTTGTTTTATGGCGAACCACTGGCGTAAATGGTTAATAAACGTATCATTCGAACTGCAAACACGTCAACACGTCAATTGAATGAATCCAGGATCGAAGTTGaattgttataatataaaaattggaATAATTCACATACAGTATTTTGATAGAGGTATTACTGCAATACTACATCCATCATGAGATAACATTTAACATCTGAAAAGGATTATTGATTGTTCTTTTCCTTTAGCCAAACCATTACTGTACCTATCTGATATGACATTTGGTGCAAGTACTCTACGACGTAAATTTCTTCACTGTCATGCGATATTAATTGCGAAGGCAATTTAGCTATTATGCGGTGACACATAATTGCTTCGCAAATCCATGATTGTTATTATAAGAGACAGTTTGGGCATTTAGGTCTGATAAGACACTGGGACTGATGTGCGTTACGTAGGCTACAACAGCGCCGCCAGTTTCGTAACCGTTCGACATTTCGCTGTCTGAAGGTCATCACAATTTAAAGTTTGTGCCTATTTGTTGTTTAGCATTTGTGATTtgatattgtttcaataaattgttCATTACAGCCATATCAACTGACAACATTTGCGTAAGTCTCTTGTGAATATTTATAGTTTCAAATCGTTGACAACATATcagataatttatataataagtgCTGGTTTGTATATTCTGTGCTGTGTTTTTAAAGGTATTGGTCGCGCATCTACATACAAAAAACTAAACGTCGGGTGGTAACAAACAAAAGTGAtaataaagttattgaaatacggTTTTTCCCCATTCAGTTCTTTATATTATGCAATATGAAGATATTGCCAAATTGATATGCAATAACACAGTTGCATATATCGGAACActaactgtttgaaaaaaatatgttttctttttttggcACTACACATCATTATAATTGTCGAAACACTTCGTTGCTTCCTGTTACATTTCACTTTTGTTATTGAATATTACTACAGAAAGTCAAGTGTGTAATGTAAAATAATGCTTTGTAATGATGTAGTTACCAAAATGCATTattatacagaacagaacagaacatattttattcacgtaaactttacagtattttgtgttatatatatatatgcatacatataataattaatacaacaaGATTATACAATGAAGTATGGGTCATTATTTAACAAATCTATTTAACAGGATGAACTTATATACAATCAATATTCATGCTTATTTGGTACAATGATTAATTTCCTatggtaataaatatgtattgttggaaCAAAAATAGCTTATAATCAAATAACTAACTATTATTGTAATGTATTCTTTCAATAAATAGTCTTGAGTCTTGTATACAATGATCAGTTATAAATCCGTCAATGCTACGTTGCGAATTTTAAAAGCTTAagatatatatttacttaacataaacaattctgatttgttgtttgtattaaacagttgtatcaacttaaacatactaggtctatttctgtaataatgttttaaataaattggtcttaaatgagcatatgctgtacatttaaacatcaaatgaaattcgtcctcgatCTCATTGGTagagcagatttgacaaatacgtAAATGTCTATCATAATTTTTCGTATCTACCAGTGTGTATTCTTAAGTTATGGGAACATATACGTAATTTCGTAAATAAAACTCTGAGATCTCTCGACAC
This is a stretch of genomic DNA from Dreissena polymorpha isolate Duluth1 chromosome 7, UMN_Dpol_1.0, whole genome shotgun sequence. It encodes these proteins:
- the LOC127840051 gene encoding uncharacterized protein LOC127840051: MEIPEHFTELSIRFSEVLDDSGAGKETVLERRRIFLWRESMETIAAKLWGDKAECFHFGSQTEGTTTPGLQSDIDILCSNHCVNIMTFLGDWKARKNMNFLMLYDETMPPQQYLLQVIQFNTPSPETSRWFYNFVRKESGQVLYSAERCKQDQQHLIWTRGSGMTTEHGPSVSWVPNWDIVQAFHVLKQLPEIQHWINRCRGKPWPPVQVLEAARVAPCFLLPACHPDSVYKREEWRLSSNLIERMLMFSLNMTQIKCYIALKLIRKSLFANIVGDYITSFHCKTIIFYTIERTRPSLWVEHNLMFLLWLCLNVLRQCLRCGRLPHYIIEGVNLFDGKLSKVKQRRLYVFVDSMIKKNLHYVFYIGIDDIGCRLQDCSMRRVVQVKELQRFTLCNRIRLVLKYESLKDFFSRLLGIIRQLSSNTTFEVDIQHVLRIALESYINNRLKTKITTALKFIKHIHAFYNSTKSSDCLRLQNVVNTEIISRFQYSLNTDVASSRLKMASILYCSGHIHAAVKVLEDVDNWYHIMVKAVCGCRYKDKNHNLHQYANMLSGNSDKVFLESPFAFCVTFCRRELYCTPCILLFEMNRNITDEEVALRGYVEKGWMVTAEVDARSFLHYLQYLTYRALGDHDNTENALGRLGSCIYDEKNKINLYHPETTLNLLGHCYEMEGDYELALELYEKSLQTYGKNNAANWHVRRVRRLVSG